Proteins encoded within one genomic window of Balaenoptera musculus isolate JJ_BM4_2016_0621 chromosome 12, mBalMus1.pri.v3, whole genome shotgun sequence:
- the LOC118904864 gene encoding ATP synthase membrane subunit DAPIT, mitochondrial: MAGPETDAQYQFTGIKKYFNSYTLTGRMNCVLATYGGIALIVLYFKLRSKKTPAVKAT; encoded by the coding sequence ATGGCAGGTCCAGAAACTGATGCCCAGTACCAATTCACTggtatcaaaaaatatttcaactctTACACTCTCACAGGGAGAATGAATTGTGTACTGGCCACATACGGAGGTATTGCTTTGATAGTTTTATACTTTAAGTTAAGGTCTAAAAAAACTCCAGCTGTGAAAGCAACATAA